A single window of Drosophila suzukii chromosome 3, CBGP_Dsuzu_IsoJpt1.0, whole genome shotgun sequence DNA harbors:
- the ClpX gene encoding ATP-dependent Clp protease ATP-binding subunit clpX-like, mitochondrial: MSMVRRIILLGPKYSVWAKGSGVGQTQRSARCVILSADSDEVSHWGVRRFHLATRNCAANRQMRLEPALAIPAYIDITNASSRTPEDTSDSGSASGSGASASGGSGAKTPGGGAGSGASTTSGADPPGGGSDKFLSCPKCGSACTQVETFVSSTRFVKCAKCNYFFVVLSEVETKQRTKDEPKNQRKPPPPPQKIMEYLDKHVVGQDFAKKVLAVAVYNHYKRIHHNLPQLQHQGGGAGNGSGGLDGIPRPDLLHITGIGHTLNSSPGNELPPKSPAQMGMGGGMGGPGLGGGLTGAATSNARGGGDHRTGSEILDRQSNDVKLEKSNIIMLGPTGSGKTLIAQTIAKCLDVPFAICDCTTLTQAGYVGEDIESVISKLLQDANYNVERAQTGIVFLDEVDKIGAVPGIHQLRDVGGEGVQQGMLKMLEGTVVNVPERNSPRKLRGETVQVDTTNILFVASGAYTGLDRLIARRLNEKYLGFGMPSTSGSGRRAAQSAASPMDNDQEERDKCLTKVQARDLVEFGMIPEFVGRFPVIVPFHSLNVSMLVRILTEPRNALVPQYKALLGLDEVDLTFTEDAVKSIAQLAMERHTGARGLRSIMEQLLLDPMFIVPGSDIRGVHITADYVKGSSSPEYSRDADAPASGTAATDSDTTTDNDKNFENSEKVRLKQ, translated from the exons ATGAGCATGGTGCGGCGGATTATCCTGCTGGGCCCCAAATACAGTGTCTGGGCAAAGG GAAGCGGAGTTGGTCAAACACAGCGCTCGGCGAGATGCGTTATCCTGAGCGCAGACAGCGACGAGGTCAGCCACTGGGGCGTCCGACGCTTTCACCTGGCCACGCGGAACTGCGCGGCCAATCGACAGATGAGACTTGAGCCCGCACTGGCAATACCGGCGTACATTGACATCACTAACGCCTCCTCGAGAACACCAGAGGACACCAGCGACAGCGGGAGTGCCAGCGGAAGTGGAGCCAGTGCATCGGGGGGCAGTGGAGCCAAAACCCCCGGCGGAGGGGCAGGCTCTGGAGCGAGTACGACCAGTGGCGCCGATCCGCCGGGCGGCGGCAGTGACAAGTTCCTCTCGTGCCCAAAGTGCGGCAGCGCCTGTACCCAAGTTGAGACCTTCGTGAGCTCCACGCGATTTGTCAAGTGCGCCAAGTGCAACTATTTCTTCGTGGTGCTGTCCGAGGTGGAGACCAAGCAGCGCACCAAGGACGAGCCCAAGAACCAGCGCAAGCCGCCACCACCGCCCCAGAAGATCATGGAGTATCTGGACAAGCATGTGGTGGGCCAGGACTTTGCCAAGAAGGTGCTGGCGGTGGCAGTGTACAACCATTATAAGCGCATCCACCACAacctgccgcagctgcaacaTCAGGGAGGAGGTGCCGGCAACGGATCCGGCGGCCTGGACGGTATTCCCCGACCAGATCTGCTACACATTACAGGGATCGGTCACACACTAAACAGCTCCCCGGGCAACGAACTGCCGCCAAAATCGCCTGCTCAGATGGGCATGGGTGGCGGAATGGGAGGTCCAGGACTTGGAGGCGGACTGACAGGCGCAGCAACCAGCAATGCCCGTGGAGGTGGTGACCACAGAACCGGTTCGGAAATTCTTGACCGGCAGTCCAACGACGTCAAGCTGGAGAAGAGCAACATCATCATGTTGGGCCCAACGGGATCCGGTAAAACActgatcgcccagacgatcgccaagtgCCTGGACGTGCCCTTCGCCATTTGTGACTGCACCACGCTGACCCAGGCGGGCTACGTGGGCGAGGACATCGAGAGCGTCATTTCCAAGCTGCTGCAGGATGCTAACTACAATGTGGAGCGCGCTCAAACAGGAATCGTCTTCCTCGACGAGGTGGACAAGATCGGTGCCGTCCCTGGAATCCACCAGCTCCGCGACGTTGGCGGCGAGGGCGTCCAGCAGGGCATGCTGAAGATGCTCGAAGGCACGGTGGTCAACGTGCCAGAACGCAACTCCCCGCGCAAGCTGCGTGGCGAGACGGTTCAGGTGGACACCACAAATATCCTCTTCGTGGCCTCTGGTGCCTACACAGGACTGGATAGGCTAATAGCACGTCGTCTCAACGAAAAG TATTTGGGATTCGGCATGCCTTCGACCAGCGGATCCGGCCGTCGTGCAGCTCAATCAGCCGCCAGTCCCATGGACAACGATCAGGAGGAACGTGATAAATGCCTGACCAAAGTGCAGGCACGTGATCTCGTAGAGTTCGGAATGATACCG GAATTCGTTGGCCGCTTCCCGGTTATTGTGCCCTTCCACAGCTTGAACGTCAGCATGTTGGTGCGCATCCTCACCGAGCCACGAAACGCCCTAGTGCCGCAGTACAAGGCACTGCTGGGCCTTGATGAGGTGGACCTTACCTTCACGGAGGACGCGGTCAAGTCGATAGCCCAGCTGGCGATGGAGAGGCATACGGGAGCTCGTGGTCTGCGCTCGATAATG GAGCAACTGCTGCTGGATCCCATGTTCATAGTGCCCGGGTCAGACATTCGGGGGGTTCACATAACCGCCGATTATGTCAAGGGCAGCTCCTCACCCGAATACAGCCGTGATGCGGACGCCCCGGCATCCGGGACCGCTGCCACGGACTCCGATACCACAACCGATAATGATAAGAACTTTGAGAATAGTGAGAAAGTACGACTAAAACAGTAA
- the RhoGAP92B gene encoding rho GTPase-activating protein 92B: MKRQFAKIKIAAENLSRSTKSDCKDSELETIERQVDRYRDTIEKIVRKLPALSGGGGSGSGSTEEQDKRTKKNSHYKIAQALDESAKELPKDMPLQKVLANCGELEKTMAECIIESELETETKVVRRLKNILDKEIQEISTLKRNVSRTLQEYTSLKRSHEAAIRLEEPAAKVNHIKSQQEECELKLEKERDAWAAQMLELIAKEDEIVSCIRDYVLNQRNYHERALQHVNASLARIQDTIQGTEKSRFGTSLKEHLTSTNREISYIVELCCCCLLEHGLEEEGLLRVGCASTKLRRMKHALEAQHVKTPLPLEYQDPHVIGSILKLYLRELPEPLLTYGLYKDFIRIAERHSENERKTEIKATLSKLPKENYANLRYLTRFLAVVQQRSALNKMSSQNLAIVMSPNMLWPRIDKSSNAPADYIGQVNSSSAANIIVELLISQWDYFFSGEVEFYLTLQKQKLFVEGKSKSNSSNENLDRNDSEVMESPRYGTLRRQKANAPSPPTTNGNGTIMTTSQTSHRPHAKELFPQQTPVQQEKPAKPPLPNLPQFQSPAASHPTQTQLEPLPPPPVTPAKPVPMTRTQFFGLDNLPSPTADRKSTDSIGSFKLKPDVPQKPLLPKRPTVLGVGVPKVDGKSDDEGASTPTQATIDNSNGSVRFKTEHFLDKLRQENTETNGTREEPPAAKENNHNHDQPVTAAEQNQQQAQPQATTPISPNSFQTPKRPTVPAPPPPTNWKTSD, from the exons ATGAAGAGGCAGTTTGCGAAAATCAAAATAGCAGCCGAGAATCTGTCAAG ATCCACCAAATCGGACTGCAAGGATTCCGAGCTGGAGACGATCGAACGGCAGGTGGACAGGTATCGGGATACCATCGAGAAGATCGTCCGCAAGTTGCCGGCGCTGAGCGGCGGAGGAGGCAGTGGCAGCGGCAGCACCGAGGAGCAGGACAAGCGGACCAAGAAGAACAGTCACTACAAGATCGCCCAGGCCCTGGACGAGTCCGCCAAGGAGCTGCCCAAGGACATGCCGCTGCAGAAGGTCCTCGCCAATTGCG GCGAGCTGGAAAAAACGATGGCCGAGTGCATTATCGAAAGCGAACTGGAGACGGAGACCAAGGTGGTGAGGCGGCTGAAGAACATCTTGGACAAGGAGATCCAGGAGATCTCGACTCTCAAGCGCAACGTATCGCGCACTCTGCAGGAGTACACCTCGCTGAAGCGCAGTCATGAG GCGGCAATCCGGCTGGAGGAACCAGCGGCCAAGGTGAACCACATCAAGAGCCAGCAGGAGGAGTGCGAGCTGAAGctcgaaaaggagcgggaTGCCTGGGCGGCCCAGATGCTGGAACTGATTGCCAAAGAGGACGAGATCGTCAGCTGCATCCGCGACTATGTACTCAACCAAAGAAACTATCACGAGCGAGCCCTACAGCACGTGAACGCCTCGCTGGCCCGCATCCAGGACACCATTCAGGGCACCGAAAAGTCTCGCTTTGGCACCTCGCTAAAGGAGCACCTGACATCCACCAACCGCGAGATCTCTTACATCGTGGAACTGTGCTGTTGCTGTCTGCTGGAGCACGGCCTGGAGGAGGAGGGTCTGCTGCGCGTGGGCTGCGCCAGCACAAAGCTGCGCCGGATGAAGCACGCCCTGGAGGCGCAGCACGTAAAGACACCGCTGCCGCTGGAGTACCAGGATCCCCATGTCATTGGCTCCATACTTAAGCTTTACTTGCGCGAGTTGCCCGAGCCCCTGCTCACGTATGGCCTGTACAAGGACTTCATACGGATCGCCGAACGGCATAGCGAAAACGAGCGCAAGACGGAGATCAAGGCCACTCTGAGCAAGCTGCCCAAGGAGAACTATGCTAACCTAAGATACCTCACCCGCTTTCTGGCAGTCGTGCAGCAGCGCTCAGCACTTAACAAGATGAGCTCGCAGAACCTGGCTATCGTAATGTCGCCAAACATGCTGTGGCCACGGATCGACAAAAGCAGCAACGCCCCGGCCGACTACATCGGCCAGGTGAACAGCTCCTCGGCGGCCAACATCATCGTGGAGCTGCTAATCAGTCAGTGGGACTACTTCTTTAGCGGCGAAGTTGAGTTCTATCTTACCCTGCAGAAGCAAAAGCTTTTCGTCGAGGGCAAGAGCAAATCAAACTCCTCCAACGAAAACCTGGATAGAAACGATAGTG AAGTCATGGAGAGTCCACGCTACGGTACATTACGCAGGCAGAAAGCCAATGCTCCCTCGCCGCCTACCACTAATGGAAACGGCACAATTATGACCACATCACAGACCTCGCACCGGCCTCATGCCAAGGAGCTGTTTCCCCAGCAGACGCCGGTTCAGCAGGAGAAGCCCGCCAAGCCGCCGCTACCAAATCTGCCGCAGTTTCAATCGCCAGCAGCTAGCCACCCAACGCAGACGCAGCTGGAACCACTGCCCCCGCCTCCAGTAACGCCAGCCAAGCCTGTTCCGATGACGCGGACGCAGTTCTTCGGGCTGGACAACCTGCCTTCTCCCACGGCCGATCGCAAGAGCACCGACAGCATTGGCAGCTTCAAGTTGAAGCCCGATGTGCCGCAGAAGCCCCTGCTGCCCAAGCGGCCAACGGTGCTGGGGGTCGGGGTGCCCAAGGTAGATGGAAAGAGCGACGATGAGGGCGCTTCGACTCCCACCCAGGCGACAATTGATAACAGCAATGGCAGTGTACGATTTAAAACGGAACATTTTCTTGATAAGCTTCGTCAGGAGAACACCGAAACAAATGGAACGCGGGAAGAGCCGCCAGCGGCCAAGGAAAACAATCACAACCACGACCAGCCTGTTACAGCTGCAGAGCAAAATCAGCAGCAGGCGCAGCCCCAAGCCACGACACCTATTTCCCCGAACTCATTTCAAACGCCCAAGAGGCCAACGGTGCCAGCGCCACCACCTCCCACAAATTGGAAAACCTCGGATTAG
- the Xport-A gene encoding uncharacterized protein Xport-A, with product MKPKKSAFANSSTGYGRNKHGGHGKGHSHGQGHSGKDKAEGGGKAKTREPKDQHEQKEEDKDLNSGFGDYLRTPEAFEMMKLFVFANTIMLIVTMAWPHIKEQFYMVNQWLESFREEQQQ from the exons ATGAAACCGAAGAAATCGGCCTTTGCCAACTCATCCACTGGATACGGCAGGAACAAGCACGGCGGACACGGCAAGGGACACTCCCACGGTCAAGGACATTCCGGCAAGGATAAAGCCGAAGGCGGTGGCAAGGCCAAGACCCGAGAGCCAAAGGATCAGCATGAGCAGAAGGAGGAGGACAAGGACTTGAACTCCGGTTTCGGCGACTATCTTCGCACACCGGAGG CATTTGAGATGATGAAACTATTCGTCTTCGCAAATACAATTATGTTAATCGTGACCATGGCCTGGCCGCATATTAAGGAGCAATTCTACATGGTCAATCAGTGGCTAGAAAGTTTTCGCGAAGAGCAGCAGCAGTAA
- the LOC108015568 gene encoding solute carrier family 22 member 1 has protein sequence MKEKNNLKGLSRRLTPTPLDLGHLSHIFTCTDPKANKVPASKTNNPIDNKDDDVITHILGDFGPWQLRSLLILFLCKIPAAWFMACILFTAPDLYPEEEYKCDTTSFGPVDNCTVSLDHCYVMVNYGDSGYAMRQCRKFLYTTGFHSLTMEFDLVCLCDFFVAWSQYWHLFGLLIGGVAATKLMRVLSPRQIYGSGIWCLLMCSLLMGLVKDFSLHCGLRCLAAVSCCFMITSGHAIFSDITAGRYRLGALLLYDCFWALGLILLPGLASGAPSWQHIYLGVTLSLLIIVFLLPWTPDSPRWQLLHIKDTQLAIERTVGILLEAARTNGSIHRVSKELPLQLGQLREKQLEPKPAVYWMQLWMGQRRSTFHLVAVHMALATFMVVNTGLLLHVRSFGREHLVSNTLAMGLAEMLGCFLALHLTFNQREHKWQWAGGFAMVVGSIGSICWFLAEENMPEVYGLTLGLLMASLPQAAVACAQSMILACLGELVPQDQRSCLSFSAVTWARVWQLSASFLTLLRQVSTALSLSAFCLLVILGGLCTCCLATPVGDQEPEEATVNKKQHLIAYT, from the exons ATGAAGGAGAAGAATAATCTAAAAGGCTTGAGCCGCCGGCTCACGCCCACGCCCCTGGATTTGGGCCACCTCTCGCACATCTTCACCTGCACGGATCCCAAGGCCAATAAAGTTCCTGCCTCAAAAACAAATAATCCCATTGATAATAAAGATGATGATGTGATCACCCATATACTGGGTGACTTTGGCCCCTGGCAACTGCGCTCCCTGCTCATCCTGTTCCTCTGCAAGATCCCCGCCGCCTGGTTCATGGCCTGCATCCTGTTCACAGCCCCGGATCTCTATCCCGAGGAGGAGTACAAATGCGATACGACATCGTTTGGACCCGTGGACAACTGCACCGTCTCCCTGGACCACTGCTATGTGATGGTCAACTATGGTGACTCCGGCTACGCCATGCGACAGTGCCGGAAGTTCCTCTACACCACGGGCTTCCACTCCCTGACCATGGAGTTCGACCTGGTCTGCCTGTGCGACTTCTTCGTGGCCTGGTCCCAGTACTGGCATCTCTTTGGCCTACTCATCGGCGGAGTGGCGGCCACCAAGCTGATGAGGGTCTTGAGTCCCCGGCAGATTTACGGATCGGGCATCTGGTGCTTGCTCATGTGCAGCCTGCTGATGGGTCTTGTCAAGGATTTCAGTCTGCATTGTGGACTCCGCTGCCTGGCGGCTGTTTCCTGCTGCTTTATGATCACCTCGGGGCATGCTATAT TTAGTGATATAACAGCGGGCAGATATCGACTGGGAGCCCTCCTGCTCTACGACTGCTTCTGGGCTCTGGGCCTGATCCTGCTGCCAGGATTGGCTTCTGGTGCTCCTAGCTGGCAGCACATATACCTGGGCGTGACCCTCTCTCTGCTGATCATTGTCTTCCTGCTGCCCTGGACTCCAGACTCACCCCGCTGGCAGCTGCTTCACATCAAGGATACCCAACTGGCCATCGAGAGAACCGTGGGCATCCTGCTGGAGGCAGCTCGCACCAATGGAAGCATCCACAGGGTGTCCAAGGAGTTGCCCCTGCAGTTGGGGCAGCTGAGGGAGAAGCAGCTGGAGCCGAAGCCAGCGGTTTATTGGATGCAATTGTGGATGGGACAGCGGAGAAGCACTTTCCACTTGGTAGCCGTGCACATGGCACTGGCCACCTTCATGGTGGTCAACACCGGACTGCTGCTCCATGTGCGATCCTTCGGGAGGGAGCACCTGGTGTCCAACACGCTGGCCATGGGACTGGCCGAGATGCTGGGCTGCTTCCTGGCCCTCCATCTCACCTTCAACCAGAGGGAACACAAGTGGCAGTGGGCCGGAGGATTCGCCATGGTAGTGGGCAGCATCGGTAGCATCTGCTGGTTCCTGGCCGAGGAGAATATGCCCGAGGTGTACGGGCTGACGCTGGGACTGCTGATGGCCTCGCTGCCCCAGGCTGCGGTGGCCTGTGCCCAGTCCATGATCCTGGCCTGCCTGGGTGAGCTGGTGCCCCAGGACCAGCGCAGTTGCCTCTCCTTCTCCGCCGTTACCTGGGCGAGGGTGTGGCAGCTCTCCGCCTCCTTTCTCACACTGCTGCGGCAGGTGAGCACCGCCCTCTCGCTGTCCGCCTTCTGCCTCCTGGTCATCCTGGGCGGCCTGTGCACCTGCTGCCTGGCCACTCCCGTGGGGGATCAGGAACCGGAAGAAGCAACGGTGAACAAGAAGCAGCACCTcattgcgtatacgtaa
- the Xport-B gene encoding uncharacterized protein Xport-B, translating to MVGPFMQGLFLIGIIYWYSKGMMSMINDYYRSEFQRKLQAEPSKPKAEIPINVDNFMDYVRELESPDEVFRIPKEGSESPPLRKTYSHTLLRFLQITGALPAFDVCLTTSNIR from the coding sequence ATGGTGGGACCCTTTATGCAGGGTCTTTTCTTGATTGGCATCATCTACTGGTATTCCAAGGGCATGATGTCCATGATCAATGACTACTACAGAAGCGAGTTCCAGCGGAAATTGCAAGCGGAACCATCGAAGCCAAAAGCAGAGATTCCCATCAATGTGGACAACTTTATGGATTATGTTAGGGAGTTGGAGTCTCCGGATGAGGTGTTTAGAATCCCTAAGGAAGGATCGGAATCTCCTCCTCTTAGAAAGACCTACAGCCACACACTCTTGCGATTcctgcagatcactggagcgCTACCAGCTTTTGATGTTTGTCTTACCACCAGCAACATAAGATAG
- the LOC108015569 gene encoding uncharacterized protein, whose protein sequence is MQANSSTTTTTTTTKTKKLSSGTGGNMISSVAVTSAIKTTTTTRKPTGSSGASPKSPKSQTSASASSTSDSNAEIAELTKKINEHADAIYHTWKSQGIPPPELLQLYTNAAGAGDLSDVTSPTADAEGLQKMVTSFVNKDKEQRGKTNSLKKSADITSNGKVKKSSFSPVPEQSLQSPKKVAAASSASSSVSKPAQPDVNLNYDISLDLDVNNLSSQQTQNLLMIKELLQQQQKESSPSTVGKKRQNSKASTTTSNMSNSAGSNKLTASEQPTKKQSKASSSSSRNGPIAVSLDVVDGRMGNTLAVSDKGGEPAATTRKSSKTKENSADSKPATKEKPTGVATVVRKSTSRIATDNAAGNTPAAATSATSAASATPAATSATSAPSMDATPATSASTTMPTLNKVKPTSGARAALTNGQDKMNLLTRGSVAERVLMFEKCPDVRHAFLNIKRPQTDPPPKSLMKVKLHATPPPPPEQNLLQKEIRSTKSVYIPRFYFPHGKPQPNIAMERVVRGILSAFDSFPNNQVTKDELPRILKLCGLPFYWRMPVMVFCQSASSGLVERQRFVEFWKQMNVYCHEAASRFVYILSRGQRFRSYIVPEDLVPMVQDVVDTHPGLAFLKEATEFHSRYVHTVIARIFYSVNRSWSGKITIAELKRSDLLEMISLLEEEEDINQIMAFFSYEHFYVIYCKFWELDKDHDLLVNQEDLAKHSDHALSSRIVERIFSGCVTRSDNKKAPEDEAKMSYTDFVWFILSEEDKRTPTAIEYWFRCMDVDGDGVLSMYELEYFYEEQQQRMEGIGIECLPFEDCLCQMLDMIKPANRDCITLGDLKRCKMTHVFFDTFFNLEKYLDHEQRDPFASQRDEYTSDWDRFAAQEYELLISEEND, encoded by the exons ATGCAAGCAAATTCGAGCACTACGACGACGACAACGACCACCAAGACCAAGAAGCTGAGCAGCGGAACAGGGGGCAACATGATCAGTTCGGTTGCGGTGACCAGTGCCATCAAGACCACCACCACGACACGGAAGCCCACTGGAAGCTCTGGCGCCAGTCCCAAATCCCCGAAGTCCCAGACTTCAGCAAGTGCCTCTTCGACCAGCGATTCCAATGCGGAGATTGCCGAGCTGACCAAGAAGATCAACGAGCATGCGGATGCCATCTATCACACGTGGAAGAGCCAGGGCATACCGCCCCCAGAGCTCCTGCAGCTGTACACAAATGCCGCCGGCGCCGGGGATCTCTCGGATGTCACCTCGCCCACCGCCGATGCCGAGGGTCTCCAGAAGATGGTCACCAGTTTCGTGAACAAGGACAAGGAGCAGCGCGGCAAGACCAACAGCCTGAAGAAATCCGCCGATATCACCTCCAATGGCAAGGTGAAAAAGTCCAGCTTTAGTCCTGTCCCAGAACAGTCCCTGCAATCGCCCAAAAAGGTGGCCGCCGCCTCAtccgcctcctcctccgtcAGCAAACCAGCCCAGCCCGATGTGAATCTCAACTACGACATCAGCCTGGATCTGGATGTGAACAATCTGTCCTCGCAGCAAACCCAAAATCTGCTCATGATCAAGGAgctgctgcagcagcagcagaaggaGTCTTCACCCAGCACAGTGGGCAAAAAGCGACAGAACAGCAAGGCCAGCACGACCACCAGCAACATGAGCAATTCGGCTGGCAGCAACAAGTTAACAGCCTCAGAGCAACCCACCAAAAAACAGAGCAaggccagcagcagcagcagcaggaacGGACCCATTGCTGTTAGCCTAGATGTGGTCGATGGGAGAATGGGCAACACACTGGCAGTGAGTGATAAGGGCGGCGAGCCAGCGGCCACAACTCGCAAGTCGAGCAAAACCAAAGAAAATAGCGCCGATTCGAAGCCGGCAACCAAAGAAAAGCCCACGGGGGTGGCAACAGTAGTGCGCAAATCAACAAGTCGCATCGCCACTGATAACGCCGCCGGCAACACaccggcagcagcaacatcagcaacatcggcagcatcggcaacaccagcagcaacatcagcaacatcGGCCCCATCGATGGATGCAACGCCAGCAACATCGGCCAGCACAACGATGCCAACGTTGAATAAAGTCAAACCGACCAGCGGGGCGCGGGCGGCCCTCACCAATGGCCAGGATAAAA TGAATCTCCTCACCCGCGGCTCCGTGGCCGAGCGCGTCCTCATGTTCGAGAAGTGTCCGGATGTGCGGCACGCCTTCCTCAACATCAAGCGCCCCCAGACGGACCCTCCGCCCAAGAGCCTCATGAAG GTCAAGCTGCACGCCACCCCGCCCCCGCCGCCGGAGCAGAATCTGCTGCAGAAGGAGATCCGATCCACCAAGAGCGTCTACATACCCAG ATTCTACTTTCCACACGGCAAGCCGCAGCCCAACATCGCCATGGAGCGGGTGGTGCGGGGCATCCTCTCCGCCTTCGACAGCTTTCCCAACAACCAGGTGACCAAGGACGAGCTGCCGCGCATCCTCAAGCTCTGCGGGCTGCCCTTCTACTGGCGCATGCCGGTGATGGTCTTCTGCCAGTCGGCCAGCTCGGGTCTCGTCGAGCGCCAGCGGTTCGTCGAGTTCTGGAAACA AATGAATGTTTATTGCCATGAGGCGGCCTCGAGATTCGTGTACATTCTGTCGCGGGGTCAGAGATTCCGTTCGTACATCGTGCCCGAGGACCTGGTGCCAATGGTGCAGGATGTGGTGGACACACACCCCGGCCTGGCCTTTCTCAAGGAAGCCACCGAGTTCCATTCCAGATACGTGCACACAGTCATCGCGCGCATTTTCTATTCGGTGAACCGCAGTTGGAGCGGCAAGATCACAATAGCCGAGCTAAAACGGTCCGACCTGCTGGAG ATGATCAGTCtgctggaggaggaggaggataTCAATCAGATAATGGCCTTCTTTAGCTACGAGCACTTCTATGTGATCTACTGCAAGTTCTGGGAACTGGACAAGGATCACGACCTGCTGGTCAACCAGGAGGATCTCGCCAAGCACAGTGACCATGCCCTGTCATCTAGGATTGTGGAGCGAATCTTCTCGGGATGTGTGACGCGCAGCGACAATAAGAAGGCCCCGGAGGACGAGGCCAAGATGTCCTACACGGACTTTGTGTGGTTTATCCTTTCGGAAGAGGACAAACGGACGCCGACGGCCATCGAGTACTGGTTCCGATGTATGGATGTGGACGGAGATGGTGTGCTGTCCATGTACGAACTGGAATACTTCTACGAGGAACAGCAGCAGAGGATGGAGGGAATCGGAATCGAGTGCCTGCCATTTGAGGACTGTCTGTGCCAG ATGCTGGATATGATCAAGCCGGCGAATCGCGACTGCATCACCCTGGGCGATTTGAAGCGTTGCAAAATGACTCACGTTTTCTTCGATACCTTCTTCAATCTGGAGAAGTATCTGGATCACGAACAACGAGATCCCTTTGCCTCGCAACGTGACGAATAT ACCTCCGATTGGGATCGCTTTGCGGCACAGGAATACGAGCTGCTCATATCCGAGGAAAACGATTGA
- the Surf6 gene encoding surfeit locus protein 6 homolog, whose product MTQAEIVKRLREEYDIRNGKQEKPTKQDDLLTLAKEFHQRVLNLLTTHKVPYSNKEDEDTYEDYLLSDTEESSNKKSKKQKNQGKLKKQASDDEDVDARIASIKNKLRQKKGPTTERQQKRRESKKLKRSKGVQKLLLSSAKNLKNENVKHQKLKNGLVKAEQDAEDSKEQIQPVKVQPVYNQEAKIVYSKVDFAANPGGKAKKSHQNPKEILKKLRDTKKHLTELREQGETDKAAEMQTDIAWRNAFDKVEGKKVKDDTKLLQKAIKKRRVEKKKSKTKWTERKQKVEHDKEKRQKKRQENLDKRSKDKKNRKLKTASKKGRIIPGF is encoded by the exons ATGACCCAGGCGGAGATTGTGAAGCGTCTCCGGGAGGAGTACGACATCCGGAACGGCAAGCAGGAGAAGCCCACGAAGCAGGATGACCTCCTTACCCTTGCCAAAGAGTTCCACCAGCGTGTTTTGAACCTGTTGACCACTCACAAAGTGCCCTACTCCAATAAAGAAG ATGAGGACACCTACGAGGATTACCTGCTGTCGGACACTGAGGAGTCGAGCAACAAGAAGAgcaaaaaacagaaaaaccaGGGGAAACTGAAAAAGCAGGCCTCCGACGACGAGGACGTGGATGCCCGGATTGCCTCCATCAAGAACAAGCTGCGTCAGAAGAAGGGTCCCACCACGGAGCGCCAGCAGAAGAGGCGCGAGTCCAAAAAGCTGAAGCGCAGCAAGGGCGTACAGAAACTGCTCCTTTCCTCTGCCAAAAACCTCAAAAACGAAAATGTCAAGCACCAAAAGCTGAAGAACGGCCTGGTCAAGGCGGAACAGGATGCGGAGGACAGCAAGGAACAGATCCAGCCGGTCAAAGTGCAGCCTGTGTACAACCAGGAGGCCAAGATAGTCTACTCCAAGGTGGACTTTGCTGCCAATCCAGGTGGCAAGGCTAAAAAGTCGCACCAGAACCCCAAGGAGATCCTGAAGAAGTTGCGCGACACCAAGAAGCACCTCACCGAGCTGCGCGAACAGGGCGAAACGGACAAGGCGGCCGAGATGCAAACGGACATCGCCTGGCGTAACGCCTTCGACAAGGTCGAGGGCAAGAAGGTCAAGGACGACACCAAGCTGCTGCAGAAGGCCATCAAAAAGCGACGCGTGGAGAAGAAGAAGTCGAAGACCAAGTGGACGGAGCGCAAGCAGAAGGTGGAGCACGACAAGGAGAAGCGGCAGAAGAAGCGACAGGAGAATCTGGACAAGCGCAGCAAGGACAAGAAGAACCGGAAGTTGAAGACGGCCAGCAAGAAGGGTCGCATCATACCAGGCTTCTAG